One Candidatus Ornithobacterium hominis genomic region harbors:
- a CDS encoding 3-phosphoshikimate 1-carboxyvinyltransferase — MLHLSHPSAVIHGEINISGSKSESNRGLILQKLFPQIRLENLSNADDTLLLEKALDSDSGEIDIHHAGTAMRFLTAYFALCQGKKIILKGSERMHQRPVYPLVEALREQGAKIDYLENEKFPPLQIQGQRLSPSNFSIPGNISSQYITALMLVASRFAKPCKISFTTELTSRPYLEMTAALLEKIGVRVNFEPNGVTIYPTHVLPINLKIESDWSSASYWFSMVALAEKAEVKLLHYFPNSRQGDAATGKIYQLYFGVEMEASENFISLKKIPHFQPPKNFELDLNATPDIAQTIAVTAAAMKIKTKLTGLHTLKIKETDRLAALQSELQKFGVETKITDDSFEILSFSQGLKNPVIETYNDHRMAMCFAPWALREKISIADPMVVTKSYPNFYEDLEKVGFIINL, encoded by the coding sequence ATGTTGCACCTCTCTCACCCCAGTGCCGTCATTCACGGAGAAATAAATATCTCTGGGTCTAAAAGTGAAAGCAATCGTGGATTGATTTTGCAAAAACTTTTCCCACAAATTAGATTGGAAAATTTGTCTAATGCTGATGATACGTTGCTGCTAGAAAAGGCTTTAGATTCAGATTCAGGCGAGATTGATATTCACCACGCTGGCACGGCCATGCGATTTTTGACAGCTTATTTTGCACTTTGTCAGGGAAAAAAAATTATTCTAAAAGGTTCCGAACGGATGCACCAACGCCCTGTTTACCCGCTCGTAGAAGCGCTACGAGAGCAGGGAGCGAAGATAGATTATCTGGAAAATGAAAAATTTCCTCCGCTACAAATTCAAGGGCAGCGTTTGAGCCCATCTAATTTCAGCATCCCAGGAAATATTAGCAGCCAATACATTACTGCTCTGATGTTGGTCGCAAGTCGATTTGCTAAGCCTTGTAAAATTTCTTTCACAACTGAGCTCACATCCCGCCCGTACTTGGAAATGACAGCAGCTCTTTTAGAAAAAATTGGTGTAAGGGTAAACTTTGAACCAAATGGCGTTACCATTTATCCTACTCACGTTTTGCCCATAAATTTAAAAATCGAATCAGATTGGAGCTCAGCATCTTACTGGTTTTCAATGGTTGCTCTTGCAGAGAAAGCTGAGGTTAAGCTTCTTCATTATTTCCCCAACAGCCGCCAAGGCGATGCAGCCACTGGGAAAATATACCAACTCTATTTTGGCGTAGAAATGGAAGCTTCAGAAAATTTTATAAGCCTTAAAAAAATTCCTCACTTTCAGCCACCCAAAAATTTTGAACTAGATTTGAATGCTACTCCTGATATTGCCCAAACCATCGCTGTAACGGCAGCTGCAATGAAAATTAAAACGAAGCTAACGGGGCTTCACACGCTCAAAATTAAGGAAACTGATCGCTTAGCCGCATTGCAATCTGAACTTCAAAAATTTGGCGTGGAAACAAAAATTACCGACGATTCTTTTGAAATACTTTCTTTTTCTCAAGGCTTGAAAAATCCTGTAATAGAAACCTATAATGACCACCGAATGGCAATGTGTTTTGCTCCATGGGCATTGCGAGAGAAAATTTCAATCGCAGACCCCATGGTCGTGACTAAAAGTTACCCTAATTTTTATGAAGATTTAGAAAAAGTCGGTTTTATCATCAATCTATGA
- the purD gene encoding phosphoribosylamine--glycine ligase codes for MRVLIIGSGGREHAIGWKIKKDNPDAELFFSPGNGGTKDLGENEELVSIEEAKNFAKSQGIGLTIVGPEAELVEGIVDVFKNAGLKIFGPNQKSAKLEGSKAFSKEFMTKYGIKTAESKTFRHFIDAQKHIENLEEFPVVIKASGLAAGKGVVIAEDKFMAESTIRKIMVDGEFGDAGKEIVIETFLKGFECSILSIFNGSTITPFITAKDHKKINEEDKGLNTGGMGVVAPNPSFTEAHMQDFIKNILIPTQKGLIEEKMKFAGVIFFGLMVTENGVYLLEYNMRFGDPEAEALLPLLKNNLLEVIKDSIAGKELKLEWEDQHSCCVVMASGGYPGNYEKGFQIRGLENVEAPLFLAGVKQTNGKYYTDGGRVLNVVGLGKDLEEARNIAYKNIQKINFDFEYYREDIGKSI; via the coding sequence ATGCGAGTATTAATTATTGGCTCTGGCGGGCGTGAGCATGCCATCGGTTGGAAAATCAAAAAAGATAACCCCGATGCTGAGTTATTCTTCTCTCCTGGGAATGGAGGAACAAAAGATTTAGGCGAAAACGAAGAACTTGTTTCAATAGAAGAAGCAAAAAATTTTGCAAAATCTCAAGGTATTGGCTTGACTATCGTTGGACCTGAAGCTGAGCTAGTAGAAGGCATTGTAGATGTTTTCAAAAATGCTGGTTTAAAAATTTTTGGCCCGAATCAAAAATCAGCTAAATTGGAGGGGAGCAAAGCCTTCTCCAAAGAATTTATGACGAAATACGGCATCAAAACAGCCGAATCAAAAACTTTTCGGCATTTTATCGATGCACAAAAACACATTGAAAATTTAGAGGAGTTCCCAGTCGTCATCAAGGCCAGCGGATTGGCTGCGGGGAAAGGTGTCGTCATCGCTGAAGATAAATTCATGGCAGAATCTACCATTCGTAAAATCATGGTCGATGGTGAGTTTGGTGATGCTGGCAAAGAGATCGTGATAGAAACTTTCCTAAAGGGTTTTGAATGTTCTATTCTTTCCATTTTTAATGGGTCTACAATTACACCCTTCATTACAGCAAAAGATCATAAAAAAATTAATGAAGAGGATAAAGGCTTGAACACTGGTGGAATGGGCGTTGTAGCTCCTAATCCAAGTTTCACTGAGGCTCATATGCAAGATTTCATAAAAAATATTCTTATCCCTACTCAAAAAGGTTTGATAGAAGAAAAAATGAAATTTGCTGGAGTTATTTTCTTTGGATTAATGGTCACAGAAAATGGTGTTTACCTTTTAGAATACAATATGCGCTTCGGCGACCCTGAAGCCGAAGCTCTGCTTCCTTTGCTCAAAAATAATTTACTAGAAGTCATTAAAGATTCTATCGCAGGAAAAGAATTAAAACTAGAATGGGAAGATCAACATTCTTGCTGCGTGGTAATGGCCAGTGGCGGCTACCCAGGAAATTATGAAAAAGGATTTCAAATCAGAGGTTTAGAGAATGTAGAAGCACCATTATTTCTTGCCGGAGTCAAGCAAACTAATGGAAAATATTACACCGATGGCGGCCGCGTACTCAATGTGGTAGGTTTAGGAAAA
- the rsmI gene encoding 16S rRNA (cytidine(1402)-2'-O)-methyltransferase yields the protein MGKLFLVPTPIGNLADMTFRGVEVLKSVDFILAEDTRNSAKLLQHYEVSTPMYAHHAHNEHQHTPEIIKQLKEGKSFALITDAGTPGISDPGFLLLRNCIENEIETEVLPGATAFVPALIQSALPNHDFYFCGFLPVKKGRQTRLNQLRELKSTLIFYESPHKIEKTLGDFVEHFGRERQACLSREISKKFEEHLRGTLGELLGIVKNTKLKGEMVLSVEGVK from the coding sequence ATGGGAAAATTATTTTTAGTCCCTACACCAATTGGAAATTTGGCTGATATGACATTTCGTGGTGTTGAAGTGTTGAAATCGGTGGATTTTATCTTAGCTGAAGATACCAGAAACAGTGCTAAACTTCTGCAACATTATGAGGTTTCTACGCCGATGTACGCTCACCATGCACATAATGAACATCAGCATACCCCAGAAATCATCAAACAGCTGAAAGAAGGGAAAAGTTTTGCGCTGATAACTGATGCTGGGACTCCGGGAATTTCTGACCCAGGATTTCTTTTGCTGAGAAATTGTATAGAAAATGAAATTGAGACGGAAGTTTTGCCTGGGGCTACAGCTTTTGTCCCAGCTTTGATCCAATCGGCATTGCCCAATCATGATTTTTATTTTTGTGGTTTTTTGCCAGTGAAAAAAGGAAGACAAACCCGACTTAACCAATTAAGAGAATTGAAATCAACTTTGATTTTCTATGAATCTCCGCACAAAATTGAGAAAACGTTGGGTGATTTCGTAGAACATTTTGGTCGTGAACGCCAAGCTTGTCTCAGTCGGGAGATTTCTAAAAAATTTGAAGAACACCTGCGTGGGACTCTCGGAGAACTATTGGGAATCGTGAAGAATACTAAATTGAAAGGTGAAATGGTGTTGAGCGTAGAAGGTGTTAAATAA
- the lysM gene encoding peptidoglycan-binding protein LysM: MGFFSFIKDTGSKLFGTEDSAEQKAQKVKEHLSQYNFDLSSVNLNVDGDTVTLSGKAKNIDEKQRILATAGNVEGITHVKDDLTLTEPLKIEIPDIQKTMYTVKSGDTLSKISKEVYGDANQYNKIFEANRPMLSDPDKIYPGQVLYIPQA; the protein is encoded by the coding sequence ATGGGATTTTTTTCATTCATTAAAGATACTGGCTCAAAATTATTCGGGACAGAGGATAGTGCAGAGCAAAAAGCACAAAAGGTGAAAGAACATTTAAGTCAATACAACTTTGATTTATCTAGCGTTAACCTCAATGTTGATGGAGATACCGTTACTCTAAGCGGAAAAGCTAAAAATATTGATGAGAAACAAAGAATCCTTGCAACAGCTGGTAACGTAGAGGGAATTACTCATGTGAAAGATGATTTAACTTTAACTGAGCCTTTAAAAATTGAAATTCCAGATATCCAAAAAACTATGTATACAGTGAAATCTGGGGATACTTTGTCTAAAATTAGCAAAGAGGTTTACGGCGATGCAAATCAATACAATAAAATCTTTGAAGCAAACCGCCCAATGCTCTCTGATCCTGATAAAATTTACCCTGGTCAGGTGTTGTATATTCCTCAAGCTTAA
- a CDS encoding asparaginase, with the protein MQRTEKSKILLIYTGGTIGMSRNFETGALEPFNFNNIAQHIPELKQIPVKITIFEFEQIIDSSEMNVEYWQKIADKIFAEYQGYDGFVVLHGTDTMAYTGSALSFMLQNLTKPIILTGSQLPVGDLRTDAKENLISSIYFASLKNELGESQIQEVAIYFEYKLYRANRATKINANHFDAFDSPNFPPLGESGITMEVNEHLLLKKKPSQELKYYRDMSSQVMLIKIFPGMQEEILLHLLESSKIQCLLVEAYGSGNIFNYPKFFKALEKKINKGMYIIILSQCVGGSVSLGKYGSSKKWQQIGAISGKNMTTEAALVKSMHLLAKAENHTNFKLDFTKNLFGECFE; encoded by the coding sequence GTGCAAAGGACAGAGAAATCTAAAATATTATTAATTTACACGGGAGGAACCATCGGGATGAGCAGGAATTTTGAGACGGGAGCGCTAGAGCCCTTCAATTTCAATAACATTGCGCAACATATTCCAGAGCTGAAGCAAATTCCAGTAAAAATCACCATTTTTGAGTTTGAGCAAATCATCGATAGCTCGGAGATGAATGTAGAGTATTGGCAGAAAATCGCTGATAAAATTTTTGCTGAGTACCAAGGCTATGATGGTTTTGTGGTATTGCACGGCACAGACACGATGGCATATACTGGCTCTGCTTTGAGTTTTATGCTACAGAATTTAACGAAACCTATCATCTTGACGGGCTCACAATTACCAGTGGGGGATTTGAGGACGGATGCTAAAGAGAATTTAATCAGCTCTATCTACTTCGCATCACTGAAAAATGAATTGGGTGAATCGCAGATTCAAGAGGTTGCCATTTATTTTGAATATAAATTGTATAGAGCCAACCGAGCGACAAAAATTAATGCCAATCATTTTGATGCTTTTGATTCTCCCAACTTTCCGCCCTTGGGCGAGTCTGGAATTACAATGGAGGTGAATGAACACCTGTTGCTGAAAAAAAAACCGAGTCAAGAATTAAAATACTACAGAGACATGTCTAGCCAAGTGATGTTGATTAAAATTTTCCCAGGAATGCAAGAAGAAATTTTATTGCACTTGTTGGAAAGTTCAAAGATTCAATGTCTGCTGGTAGAAGCTTACGGAAGTGGAAACATATTTAATTACCCAAAATTTTTTAAGGCTTTAGAAAAAAAGATAAATAAAGGAATGTACATTATCATTTTGAGTCAATGCGTTGGTGGAAGCGTGAGTTTAGGAAAGTATGGGAGTAGCAAAAAATGGCAGCAAATCGGTGCTATAAGCGGGAAAAACATGACCACAGAGGCGGCACTAGTTAAATCAATGCATTTGCTAGCAAAGGCAGAAAATCATACTAATTTCAAGTTGGATTTTACAAAAAATTTATTTGGAGAGTGTTTTGAATAG
- a CDS encoding ExbD/TolR family protein translates to MAQKKLPEINASSMADIAFLLLTFFLIASSMEKSEGIQRQLPDLNHVNTQPIEVDQRNAIEFVANAFGQILYKEDPDVVRQINIIEVKELVKKHVDNGGGTNAGGQPCNYCQGNRDPRLSLHPEQAVVSIKFDKGTNWEDYMALQGEIEAAYEDLKAAYVKRAYNRDWATVVPNSSKSKTEGDNAIIQDANSKYPKIIAEPKPTDASQ, encoded by the coding sequence ATGGCACAAAAAAAATTACCAGAAATTAATGCAAGTTCAATGGCGGATATTGCGTTCTTGCTATTAACGTTCTTTCTTATTGCATCTTCTATGGAGAAGTCTGAAGGGATTCAAAGGCAACTGCCAGATTTGAATCACGTCAATACTCAGCCAATTGAAGTTGATCAAAGAAATGCCATTGAGTTTGTAGCAAATGCATTCGGGCAAATTCTTTATAAGGAAGACCCTGATGTGGTAAGGCAAATTAACATTATAGAAGTTAAAGAGCTTGTAAAAAAACACGTAGATAATGGTGGTGGAACAAATGCTGGAGGTCAACCATGTAATTACTGCCAAGGAAACAGAGACCCTAGATTGTCTCTTCACCCAGAACAGGCGGTAGTCTCCATCAAATTTGATAAAGGAACCAACTGGGAAGATTACATGGCATTACAAGGCGAGATAGAAGCTGCTTATGAGGACTTAAAAGCCGCTTATGTGAAAAGAGCTTACAATAGAGATTGGGCAACGGTTGTACCTAATTCATCGAAAAGTAAAACGGAAGGTGATAATGCAATCATTCAAGATGCTAATTCAAAATATCCTAAAATCATTGCTGAACCTAAACCGACAGATGCATCACAATAA
- the recJ gene encoding single-stranded-DNA-specific exonuclease RecJ codes for MSKRWVLKSKSSSDQLRKLQTELHIEENLALLLSQRGIDDFDSAKKFFRPSLDDLHDPFLMKDMQSAVERIEKAINQSENIMVYGDYDVDGTTAVSLVYLYLKQIYSNLTFYIPDRYKEGYGVSKDGIDFAADNNIHLIISLDCGIKANEQVEYARQKNIDFIIADHHLPGENLPRAVAVLDAKRKDCSYPYKELSGCGVGFKLTQALNTKFHLDKKFLYALLDLVAVSIAADIVPITGENRVLATYGLKVLNKKPRLGLAMLLPQEKKGNINISDIVFGIAPKINAAGRIHHATDAVKLLTCENSLTARKYVSQINKLNTQRKNIDHSITDEALALLGKETEKKNTNIVYQPHWHKGVIGIVASRLTETYYRPTVVFTKGEDNKLVASVRSIKGFDVYEALEECSDLFERFGGHMYAAGFSMKEVHLPEFRRKFEKAVSKKINSHQKNPSIEIDTEISFKEITPKFLRILHQFQPYGPENLNPLFLTQNALFAGYGKRLGKNGEHLKCNLFSMDSKQIFSAIAFNMGELLPRIKEELFDIVYSIEENHWQGKTYTQLNIKDLRFHN; via the coding sequence ATGTCTAAACGCTGGGTTCTAAAATCTAAATCTTCATCCGATCAACTTCGGAAACTCCAAACTGAGCTTCATATAGAAGAAAATTTAGCACTTTTGTTATCACAGCGCGGGATTGATGATTTTGATTCTGCTAAGAAGTTTTTCCGCCCAAGTTTAGATGATTTGCATGACCCTTTCTTGATGAAAGACATGCAAAGTGCTGTAGAAAGAATAGAAAAAGCCATAAATCAAAGTGAAAACATCATGGTGTATGGTGACTACGATGTGGATGGCACCACCGCTGTTTCTTTGGTTTACCTTTATTTAAAACAAATTTACTCCAATTTAACTTTTTATATTCCTGATCGCTACAAAGAGGGTTATGGCGTTTCTAAGGATGGAATTGACTTTGCTGCTGATAATAATATTCATCTAATTATTTCGTTAGATTGTGGCATTAAAGCCAATGAGCAGGTGGAATATGCTCGCCAAAAAAATATTGATTTCATCATAGCAGACCATCATTTGCCTGGGGAAAACTTGCCTCGTGCCGTTGCTGTGTTAGATGCTAAACGGAAAGACTGTTCTTACCCATACAAAGAACTAAGCGGATGTGGTGTTGGGTTTAAACTCACTCAAGCTTTGAATACAAAATTTCATCTTGATAAAAAGTTTCTGTATGCTTTGTTAGATTTAGTCGCTGTTTCCATCGCTGCCGATATTGTCCCCATCACTGGTGAAAATCGTGTTTTGGCTACCTATGGCTTGAAGGTTTTGAACAAAAAACCTCGCTTGGGACTAGCCATGCTTTTACCTCAAGAAAAGAAGGGTAATATTAATATTTCTGATATTGTTTTTGGTATTGCCCCCAAAATCAATGCTGCGGGTAGAATTCACCACGCGACCGATGCCGTGAAATTATTGACTTGTGAAAACAGCTTGACTGCGAGAAAATATGTAAGTCAAATTAATAAACTAAATACTCAACGAAAGAATATTGACCATAGTATTACAGACGAAGCCTTGGCTTTGCTCGGCAAAGAGACGGAAAAAAAGAATACAAATATTGTCTATCAACCGCATTGGCATAAAGGTGTGATTGGCATAGTTGCTTCTCGGCTTACAGAAACTTATTACCGCCCGACGGTAGTTTTCACAAAAGGAGAAGACAATAAGCTGGTAGCATCTGTTCGTTCCATTAAAGGTTTTGATGTTTATGAAGCCTTAGAGGAATGCTCTGATTTGTTTGAGCGTTTTGGCGGGCATATGTATGCGGCAGGTTTTTCTATGAAAGAAGTTCATTTGCCTGAATTTCGGCGAAAATTTGAAAAAGCTGTGAGTAAAAAAATTAATAGCCATCAGAAGAATCCCTCTATCGAAATTGATACTGAAATTAGTTTCAAAGAAATTACCCCTAAATTTTTACGAATTCTTCATCAATTTCAGCCTTATGGCCCCGAAAATTTAAACCCTTTATTTTTAACCCAAAATGCTCTTTTTGCTGGTTATGGAAAAAGGTTAGGGAAAAACGGAGAGCATTTGAAGTGTAATCTATTTTCAATGGATTCCAAGCAGATTTTCTCTGCAATTGCGTTTAATATGGGAGAGCTTTTGCCTCGCATCAAAGAAGAGCTTTTTGATATTGTCTATAGCATAGAGGAAAATCATTGGCAAGGAAAAACGTATACACAACTAAATATTAAAGACTTACGATTTCACAATTAA
- a CDS encoding DUF4136 domain-containing protein, with protein sequence MKTIFSSLIFFSFLWLTSCGSVSVSSDFDRNADFSQYKTFAYHQEGLEKLEMNSLDKKRVVTAIGKNLAAKGFTPVQDANAADLIVSISAANKNRVVVDRWYDPWFFYGPFWQNPMQTRNYREGTLVIDLVDAKQNTLVWQGIGTGINLDRLEEKSVVVPKAVDEILAKFPPKK encoded by the coding sequence ATGAAAACAATATTTTCTAGTCTTATTTTCTTTAGTTTCCTATGGCTAACGTCCTGTGGTTCAGTAAGTGTTTCTTCTGATTTTGATAGAAATGCCGACTTCAGCCAGTACAAAACTTTTGCTTACCACCAAGAGGGTTTGGAAAAATTAGAAATGAATAGTTTAGACAAAAAACGTGTCGTGACTGCCATTGGCAAAAATCTAGCAGCCAAAGGTTTTACCCCTGTGCAAGATGCAAATGCTGCTGATTTAATTGTGAGTATTTCTGCCGCTAACAAGAATAGAGTAGTTGTAGACCGTTGGTATGACCCGTGGTTTTTCTATGGGCCATTTTGGCAAAACCCCATGCAAACGAGAAATTACCGCGAGGGCACCTTAGTGATTGATTTAGTGGATGCTAAGCAGAATACGCTAGTGTGGCAAGGCATTGGAACGGGAATCAATTTAGACCGATTGGAGGAAAAATCGGTGGTGGTTCCCAAGGCGGTAGATGAAATTTTAGCAAAATTTCCTCCTAAAAAATAA
- a CDS encoding heavy-metal-associated domain-containing protein, producing MTTKIYKINGMQCTGCADSIVENIKKIENVADANVDFDSKSMSITGSPEEEVIQKVVEALGYSLQN from the coding sequence ATGACGACAAAAATTTATAAAATCAACGGTATGCAATGTACTGGCTGTGCTGATAGCATTGTAGAAAATATCAAAAAAATAGAAAATGTAGCCGATGCTAATGTCGATTTTGATTCTAAATCCATGAGTATTACTGGCTCTCCTGAAGAAGAGGTGATTCAAAAAGTGGTGGAAGCTTTAGGCTATTCGCTCCAAAACTAA
- a CDS encoding MotA/TolQ/ExbB proton channel family protein — MKKQFSLLAMAGIALTTVQANAATFSTILQETTDVVGTTESSGGPIYLLKEFFVMGGPFWMTLPLICLILGLAFAIERMLYLNSADVNTDKLLNEIEEALNNGGIESAKDVARDRKGPVASIAYQALTRVGDNQPFDDVERSVVGYGGVEVGRLERNLSWIGLFIAIAPMLGFMGTVVGMVMAFQDIAKSGSVQAQDMAGNIQVALLTTLAGLVVAIILQIFYNYLTAKVDSIVNKMEDASISIMDILVRYRK, encoded by the coding sequence ATGAAAAAACAATTTTCACTTTTAGCTATGGCCGGAATTGCATTAACTACAGTTCAAGCGAATGCGGCAACATTTTCAACCATTTTACAAGAAACAACAGATGTGGTTGGGACAACGGAGTCCAGCGGTGGACCTATTTATTTATTGAAGGAATTTTTCGTAATGGGAGGTCCTTTTTGGATGACACTTCCTTTGATCTGTTTAATTTTAGGTTTGGCTTTCGCTATAGAGAGAATGCTATATTTGAATTCTGCGGATGTGAACACAGATAAATTATTAAACGAAATCGAAGAGGCTTTGAATAATGGAGGCATTGAAAGCGCAAAAGACGTGGCGAGAGATAGAAAAGGTCCTGTTGCTTCTATCGCATATCAGGCATTGACTAGAGTTGGTGATAATCAACCTTTTGATGACGTAGAACGTTCCGTTGTAGGCTACGGAGGTGTAGAAGTAGGCCGATTGGAGAGAAACCTTTCTTGGATTGGACTATTCATCGCTATTGCCCCGATGCTTGGTTTCATGGGAACAGTAGTTGGTATGGTAATGGCGTTCCAAGACATCGCTAAGAGTGGATCGGTGCAAGCGCAAGACATGGCAGGTAACATTCAAGTAGCTTTGTTAACTACATTGGCAGGTTTGGTTGTAGCAATTATCCTTCAAATTTTCTATAACTATCTTACAGCTAAGGTAGATAGTATCGTTAACAAAATGGAAGACGCTTCTATCAGCATAATGGATATCTTAGTTAGATACAGAAAATAA
- a CDS encoding ExbD/TolR family protein has translation MSGKFKDNKTGDLPQPSTAALPDIIFMLLFFFMIATSIRQSSYDEFIKIEMPKASAMNKIMKRDMIAYLYLGVPKNKSQYPQDFLLLLNDKPAQINDIRAWIGDENSKRSGQDLMEYGLITQLTIDKNAKVGYVQAIKEQLSYSQAFNVSYAGVKASPEVAE, from the coding sequence ATGAGTGGAAAATTTAAAGACAACAAAACAGGTGATTTACCGCAGCCATCAACTGCAGCACTTCCAGATATTATCTTTATGCTTTTGTTTTTCTTCATGATTGCTACGAGCATTAGACAATCTAGTTATGATGAGTTCATCAAAATAGAAATGCCCAAAGCAAGTGCAATGAATAAAATCATGAAAAGAGATATGATTGCATATCTTTATTTAGGAGTTCCGAAGAATAAATCCCAATACCCTCAAGATTTCCTATTGTTACTAAATGATAAGCCAGCGCAAATCAATGATATACGAGCCTGGATTGGAGATGAAAATAGCAAAAGAAGTGGACAGGATTTAATGGAATACGGATTGATAACGCAACTTACGATTGATAAAAATGCAAAAGTAGGTTACGTACAAGCCATAAAAGAACAATTAAGCTATTCACAAGCCTTCAATGTCAGTTATGCAGGTGTAAAAGCCAGTCCTGAAGTTGCTGAGTAG
- the purH gene encoding bifunctional phosphoribosylaminoimidazolecarboxamide formyltransferase/IMP cyclohydrolase: MKTALISVSDKTNIEYFAQKLIENNYRLLSTGGTYHHLKKGGLDVTEVAEITGFPEILDGRVKTLHPHIHGGILARRSKPDDLTKLQELGIGTIDLVVVNLYPFFENADKNLTDSDLAEFIDIGGPTMLRSAAKSYFDVAVVTDLNDYGKIIQELEETKEISFTTRKTLAGKVFNLTSAYDAAIAKKLLNEDFPEYFNLSYKKHSVLRYGENPHQSAAYYTATTGGGSLKDFEQIQGKELSFNNLRDFDLAWNVVRSFNHTACCAVKHSTPCGVALDENLLKAYKKAHDADPISIFGGIVAFNRKVTKEVAEKCNEIFLEIVVAPDFEKGALDEFSKKKNLRLIKIRNFEQTKTSIIPVDGGLLVQDKDLAFTQQFDLVTDRKPTPQQLEDLKFALQVIKNVKSNAIVVANQLQTLGIGTGQTNRIWAAQQAINRAKEKREDGLVLASDAFFPFPDVVEYAAEQGVEAIIQPGGSLNDPKVIEKANELNIAMVVTGMRHFLH; the protein is encoded by the coding sequence ATGAAAACAGCTTTAATTAGCGTTTCAGACAAAACCAATATTGAGTATTTTGCTCAGAAATTAATTGAAAACAACTACCGCTTGCTTTCCACTGGTGGAACTTATCATCATTTGAAAAAAGGTGGCTTAGACGTGACGGAAGTTGCTGAAATCACTGGGTTTCCTGAAATTCTAGACGGACGCGTAAAAACTTTGCACCCTCACATTCATGGTGGGATTTTGGCAAGACGCTCAAAACCAGATGATTTAACTAAATTACAAGAACTAGGTATTGGCACGATAGATTTAGTCGTAGTAAATCTTTATCCGTTTTTTGAAAATGCTGATAAAAATTTAACCGATAGTGATTTAGCTGAATTTATCGACATTGGTGGACCTACCATGTTGCGCTCGGCGGCAAAATCTTATTTTGACGTTGCTGTCGTGACGGATTTAAACGACTACGGCAAAATTATTCAAGAATTAGAAGAAACAAAAGAAATTTCGTTCACCACAAGAAAGACCTTAGCGGGGAAAGTTTTTAATCTAACTTCTGCTTACGATGCAGCTATCGCAAAAAAATTACTGAACGAAGATTTCCCAGAATATTTCAATCTTTCTTATAAAAAACATTCTGTTTTGCGCTATGGAGAAAATCCCCACCAGTCTGCGGCTTATTACACTGCGACTACAGGCGGCGGCTCATTAAAGGATTTTGAGCAAATTCAGGGTAAAGAGTTATCTTTTAATAATTTGAGGGATTTCGACTTGGCTTGGAATGTAGTCAGAAGCTTTAACCACACAGCTTGTTGCGCTGTGAAACACAGTACGCCTTGTGGTGTTGCTTTAGATGAAAATTTACTAAAGGCTTACAAAAAAGCACATGATGCTGACCCAATCTCTATTTTTGGTGGAATTGTGGCTTTTAACCGAAAAGTGACCAAAGAAGTTGCAGAGAAGTGCAACGAAATTTTCTTGGAAATTGTTGTGGCGCCAGATTTTGAAAAAGGAGCTCTCGATGAATTTTCTAAAAAGAAAAATCTAAGGCTTATAAAAATTCGAAATTTTGAGCAGACCAAAACCAGCATCATCCCAGTAGATGGTGGATTGCTGGTTCAAGATAAAGACCTTGCTTTCACACAACAATTTGACCTAGTGACCGATAGAAAACCAACACCTCAACAACTGGAGGATTTAAAGTTTGCCTTGCAAGTCATCAAAAACGTGAAAAGCAATGCCATTGTAGTGGCAAATCAACTGCAAACCTTGGGCATTGGCACAGGGCAGACCAATAGAATCTGGGCAGCACAACAAGCCATCAATAGAGCAAAAGAAAAGCGCGAAGACGGTTTAGTTTTGGCATCAGATGCGTTTTTCCCCTTCCCAGATGTGGTAGAATATGCAGCAGAACAGGGCGTAGAAGCTATTATTCAGCCTGGAGGAAGTTTGAATGACCCTAAAGTCATCGAGAAAGCAAATGAACTGAATATTGCGATGGTAGTTACAGGAATGAGACATTTTTTACATTAA